A genomic stretch from Thermonema lapsum includes:
- a CDS encoding MBL fold metallo-hydrolase: protein MSVLSLVGKPFVKKKTHEEVTAYEFDFRLIGRTFLTVHLFYVDGVLIDTAQSNAESLVLRTLRPYDIEKVLLTHWHEDHSGNLVAIYKQHRPQAVYAHPLTARIVRRGFSILPYEYLMLGNTTPFKKEILPLPDKIPSRRLTFLPMHTPGHSDDHTAYYVPERGWLFSGDLFVAEKIKFFHHGEDIAQQIDSLRKVATLDFDTLFCAHNPQFTHGKQAILRKLQYLEDFYGKVAAWYHKGLDEKEIIRRLPLEESAFIRLVTFGDVGLVYMVRSVIRNERKKELSESITA, encoded by the coding sequence ATGAGCGTGTTGTCCTTAGTAGGAAAGCCGTTTGTAAAAAAGAAAACGCACGAAGAAGTAACAGCTTATGAGTTTGATTTTCGCCTGATTGGACGCACATTTTTGACTGTCCACCTGTTTTATGTAGATGGGGTGTTGATAGATACGGCACAAAGCAATGCAGAAAGTTTGGTGTTGCGTACCTTGCGCCCTTATGATATAGAAAAAGTGCTGTTGACACACTGGCACGAAGACCATAGTGGCAACTTGGTTGCCATTTACAAACAGCACCGCCCACAAGCTGTTTATGCCCATCCGCTGACTGCGCGTATTGTACGTCGGGGGTTTTCCATTCTACCGTACGAATATTTGATGCTGGGCAATACAACCCCCTTTAAAAAAGAAATATTGCCATTGCCTGATAAAATCCCCTCGCGCCGCTTGACCTTTTTACCGATGCATACTCCCGGGCACAGCGACGACCACACTGCCTACTATGTGCCGGAGCGTGGTTGGCTGTTTTCGGGTGATTTGTTCGTTGCAGAGAAAATTAAATTTTTTCACCACGGCGAAGACATAGCTCAACAAATAGATTCTTTGCGCAAGGTGGCTACCTTAGATTTTGATACTTTGTTTTGTGCCCACAACCCGCAGTTTACCCATGGGAAGCAGGCTATACTGCGCAAATTACAATACTTAGAAGATTTCTATGGGAAGGTGGCTGCATGGTATCATAAAGGCTTGGACGAAAAAGAAATCATAAGACGGTTGCCGCTCGAAGAGAGCGCTTTCATCCGTCTCGTAACCTTTGGCGATGTGGGTTTGGTATATATGGTTCGCTCTGTGATTCGAAACGAACGGAAAAAGGAGCTTAGCGAGTCGATAACTGCGTAG
- a CDS encoding DUF1987 domain-containing protein — MENLSIERTNRTPKVYFDARTGVLEIAGRSIPENSAEFYQPILDWLDKAANSDILTFNLILKLEYFNTSSSKFILDILKKLEKIHQDTGKPVFVKWYYDEKDEDMEEAGHDFRDIIKLDFELIPTQLSTR; from the coding sequence ATGGAAAACCTCAGTATTGAACGTACCAACCGCACCCCAAAAGTTTACTTTGATGCCCGTACCGGCGTGCTCGAAATAGCCGGACGTTCCATTCCGGAAAACTCTGCTGAATTTTACCAACCTATCTTGGATTGGCTGGATAAAGCTGCCAATTCCGACATTTTGACATTCAACCTGATACTAAAGCTTGAATACTTTAATACCAGTTCTTCCAAATTTATTCTTGACATATTGAAAAAGCTCGAAAAGATTCACCAAGACACGGGCAAACCCGTGTTTGTCAAGTGGTATTACGATGAAAAAGATGAGGACATGGAAGAGGCGGGGCACGACTTCCGCGACATCATCAAGCTCGATTTCGAACTGATACCTACGCAGTTATCGACTCGCTAA